Proteins encoded together in one Polaribacter reichenbachii window:
- a CDS encoding tagaturonate reductase, with product MQNLNRSTAKVKTYTERIVQFGEGNFLRAFANWMIHEMNKQADFDAGVVVVQPINQGLIKMLNDQDGLYTLYLNGIKNGEAISEHEIIDCIQRGINPYENNADYLAIADNPDLRFVISNTTEAGIAYNADDKLDDAPQSSFPGKLTALLYKRFQTFGGASDKGMIVIPCELIDKNGENLKKIILQYAADWDLGGDFVEWINEDNIFCNTLVDRIVPGYPRDKMDAITKELGYKDNLVVEGEQFHLWVIEGPSTVKEEIPAEACGLNIVFTDNQEPYRTRKVRILNGAHTSLVPVGYLYGIDKVRESLEDDVVGGFLKDAIFEEICPTLDLPEAELNQFANDVLDRFRNPYLEHALISISLNSTSKYKTRVLPSVLEYIKRKDALPNRLLFSLASLIAFYKGDRNGEAIPLKDDQSALDFFTNQWATNDIPSIVKATLENTGFWGVDLTSFNGLQETVTKHLTAITEKGMQSALKAL from the coding sequence ATGCAAAATTTAAACAGAAGTACAGCTAAAGTAAAAACATATACAGAAAGAATTGTGCAATTTGGAGAAGGTAATTTTTTAAGAGCCTTTGCAAACTGGATGATTCACGAAATGAACAAACAAGCCGATTTTGATGCTGGCGTTGTTGTTGTTCAACCTATCAATCAAGGGTTAATAAAGATGTTAAACGATCAAGATGGATTGTACACTTTATACTTAAACGGAATTAAAAACGGAGAAGCAATTAGCGAACACGAAATTATCGATTGTATTCAAAGAGGTATAAATCCTTATGAAAACAATGCAGATTATTTAGCAATTGCAGACAATCCAGATTTACGTTTTGTAATTTCTAATACCACAGAAGCTGGTATTGCTTATAATGCAGATGATAAATTAGATGATGCTCCACAGAGCAGTTTTCCAGGGAAATTAACAGCATTATTATACAAGAGATTCCAAACTTTTGGAGGTGCTTCAGACAAAGGAATGATTGTAATTCCTTGTGAGTTAATTGATAAAAACGGAGAAAATCTAAAGAAAATCATTTTACAATATGCAGCTGATTGGGATTTAGGAGGGGATTTTGTAGAATGGATAAATGAAGATAATATTTTTTGTAACACTTTGGTAGATAGAATTGTACCCGGTTATCCAAGAGATAAAATGGATGCAATCACCAAAGAGTTAGGTTATAAAGACAATTTGGTGGTAGAAGGTGAGCAATTCCATTTATGGGTAATTGAAGGGCCGTCAACTGTAAAAGAAGAAATTCCAGCAGAGGCTTGTGGATTAAACATTGTTTTTACAGACAATCAAGAACCATACAGAACTCGTAAAGTGCGAATTTTAAATGGTGCACATACTAGTTTAGTGCCAGTTGGTTATTTATACGGAATTGATAAAGTTCGTGAATCTTTAGAAGATGATGTTGTTGGTGGTTTCCTAAAGGATGCCATTTTCGAAGAAATTTGTCCAACTTTAGATTTACCAGAAGCAGAGTTAAATCAGTTTGCAAATGATGTGCTAGACAGATTTAGAAATCCGTATTTAGAGCACGCTTTAATTAGTATTTCTTTAAACTCAACATCAAAATACAAAACAAGAGTATTGCCATCAGTTTTAGAGTACATCAAAAGAAAAGACGCATTACCAAATCGTTTATTATTCTCTTTAGCTTCATTAATTGCTTTTTATAAAGGCGATAGAAATGGTGAAGCAATTCCTTTAAAAGATGATCAATCAGCATTAGATTTCTTTACAAATCAATGGGCAACTAATGATATACCATCTATTGTAAAAGCTACTTTAGAAAATACAGGTTTTTGGGGAGTAGATTTAACTTCTTTTAATGGTTTACAAGAAACAGTTACAAAACATTTAACTGCAATTACAGAAAAAGGAATGCAATCAGCATTAAAAGCATTGTAA
- a CDS encoding amidohydrolase family protein, translated as MIIDSHQHFWQYEPVKHSWIDDEMAVIRRDFLPEDLQKVYQENGVDGCVAVQADQTLGETDFLIDLASKNNFIKGIVGWVDLRGNDIEQVLEKYSNYKAVKGFRHVVQGEADHNFLLRPNFLNGISALEKHNFTYDILVFPHQLGATLEFVKRFPNIKFVIDHIAKPYIKDGFFDGWANQMKAIAKLENVFCKVSGMITEANYKTWTEVELNPYLDLVFNAFGTDRIMYGSDWPVCLVAGNYGQVKNIVTNFIADFSDDEKAKIMGENAIKFYNL; from the coding sequence ATGATTATAGATTCACACCAACATTTTTGGCAATACGAACCTGTAAAACACAGCTGGATAGATGATGAAATGGCTGTAATTCGACGTGATTTTTTGCCAGAAGATTTACAAAAAGTATATCAAGAAAATGGTGTGGATGGTTGTGTTGCTGTGCAAGCAGACCAAACTTTAGGAGAAACTGATTTTTTAATTGATTTAGCATCAAAAAACAATTTTATAAAAGGAATTGTGGGTTGGGTTGATTTAAGAGGAAATGATATTGAGCAAGTCTTAGAAAAATATAGCAATTATAAAGCTGTAAAAGGTTTTAGACACGTTGTGCAAGGAGAAGCAGATCATAACTTTTTGTTAAGGCCTAATTTTTTAAACGGAATTTCAGCATTAGAAAAACACAATTTCACGTATGATATTTTGGTGTTTCCACATCAATTAGGAGCAACTTTAGAGTTTGTAAAGAGATTTCCAAACATCAAATTTGTAATAGATCATATTGCAAAACCGTATATAAAAGATGGTTTTTTTGATGGATGGGCAAATCAAATGAAAGCCATTGCTAAACTAGAAAATGTGTTTTGTAAAGTATCTGGAATGATTACAGAAGCCAATTACAAAACTTGGACAGAAGTAGAACTAAATCCGTATTTGGATTTAGTATTTAATGCTTTTGGTACAGATAGAATTATGTATGGTTCAGATTGGCCAGTTTGTTTAGTGGCAGGTAATTATGGTCAAGTAAAAAATATAGTAACCAATTTTATTGCAGATTTTTCTGATGATGAAAAAGCCAAAATAATGGGTGAAAATGCAATTAAATTTTACAATTTGTAA
- a CDS encoding FG-GAP repeat domain-containing protein, translating into MKKISNTMIRGLLFLLMTLVFFNCNKSNKKEKLEPVGSELKFTGKALAEMHCARCHSFPEPKVMPKRYWKEVLPIMGLFLGKRPEGKMLGDYNNIIARERLKASYLFPEKGLITDKEWEAIIQFYDDNSLENIPDVKPILNRNLALFKKEILPWQSSGNGLTYLNFQDNEYHLGFNTDHESFYIKLDKTGKLLQKNQMTYPLVDVIQNGKIEFLLSMGRMFNVDEPTGSIAVLADKPEPINLIGNLERPVDFVIDDFDNDGIMDFLVAEFGKYLGGINIYSGRQNIKKTNVHPKPGAVKFVVKDVNNDGLKDFFTLVAQEDESVYLFINKGNFKFEKQQLLTLPSYYGTTHFELLDFDNDGDDDIICSSGDSDDFASALKPYHGVRIFENKGNYKYEQVWFHKQEGAYGTASADFDNDGDIDIASIGYYASLQNKDDEAFFYFENVSTKTNQWSFKTHVLPTNTNNSFMLIKAKDIDNDGDVDLLLGSNTSIFSDKRKQKINTLWTQEGGAITILRNTSN; encoded by the coding sequence TTGAAAAAAATATCAAATACTATGATTCGTGGTTTACTTTTTTTATTGATGACTTTAGTTTTTTTTAATTGTAATAAATCAAACAAAAAAGAAAAATTAGAACCTGTTGGGTCTGAGCTTAAATTTACAGGAAAAGCATTAGCAGAAATGCATTGTGCTAGATGTCATTCATTTCCAGAGCCTAAAGTAATGCCAAAACGTTATTGGAAAGAAGTATTACCAATTATGGGATTATTTTTAGGAAAACGTCCTGAAGGCAAAATGTTAGGAGATTATAATAATATTATTGCTAGAGAACGATTAAAAGCATCTTATTTATTTCCAGAAAAAGGATTAATTACAGATAAAGAATGGGAAGCGATAATTCAATTTTATGATGATAATTCTCTTGAAAACATTCCAGATGTAAAACCTATTTTAAATAGAAATTTAGCACTGTTTAAAAAAGAAATTCTTCCTTGGCAATCAAGTGGAAATGGATTGACTTATTTAAATTTTCAGGATAACGAGTATCATTTGGGTTTTAATACTGATCATGAATCATTTTATATAAAGCTTGATAAAACAGGAAAATTGCTACAGAAAAATCAAATGACTTATCCTTTGGTTGATGTAATTCAGAATGGTAAAATAGAATTTCTACTCAGTATGGGGCGTATGTTTAATGTGGATGAACCTACAGGAAGTATTGCTGTCTTAGCAGATAAACCAGAGCCTATAAATTTAATCGGTAATTTAGAAAGACCTGTTGATTTTGTTATTGATGATTTTGATAATGATGGAATAATGGATTTTTTAGTGGCTGAATTTGGTAAATATCTAGGAGGCATAAACATTTATTCTGGCAGACAGAATATTAAGAAAACAAACGTTCATCCCAAACCAGGAGCTGTAAAATTTGTTGTAAAAGATGTTAATAATGATGGTTTAAAAGATTTTTTTACTCTGGTAGCTCAAGAAGATGAAAGTGTTTATCTATTTATAAATAAAGGTAATTTTAAGTTCGAAAAACAACAATTGCTAACATTACCATCTTATTATGGAACTACACATTTTGAGCTCTTAGATTTTGATAATGATGGAGATGATGATATTATTTGTTCAAGTGGAGATAGTGATGATTTTGCAAGTGCTTTAAAACCGTATCATGGCGTAAGAATTTTTGAGAACAAAGGAAATTATAAGTATGAGCAGGTTTGGTTTCATAAACAAGAAGGTGCTTATGGTACAGCATCAGCAGATTTTGATAATGATGGAGATATAGATATTGCTTCTATTGGTTATTATGCATCCCTACAAAACAAAGATGACGAAGCTTTTTTCTATTTTGAAAATGTAAGCACTAAAACCAATCAATGGAGTTTTAAAACTCATGTACTTCCAACAAATACAAATAATAGCTTTATGCTTATTAAAGCAAAAGATATCGATAATGATGGCGATGTAGACCTTTTATTAGGAAGCAATACCAGTATTTTCTCAGATAAAAGAAAACAAAAAATTAATACTCTTTGGACTCAAGAAGGTGGTGCTATCACTATTTTGCGAAATACTAGTAATTAA
- a CDS encoding UxaA family hydrolase, giving the protein MSKDYVQIDTRDNIIVAINPLEKGRIIEVAGKEVVLKENIKQKHKFSLNDFNVGDEIYMYGVLIGKAVQEIPEGCAITIDNVKHASAEFKEEKEKFTWSAPDASNFEGRTFNGFHREDGKVGTANYWLVIPLTFCENRNVDVLEGALSEKLGYETKKDFAVDTDALIQQYKSGASNDAIFNTPIITTKEEMSKNRIFPNVDGIKFLKHDGGCGGTREDSQMLCQLLAGYITNPNVAGATVFSLGCQNAQIEMLQEAIDKIAPNNTKPVHFLEQQRSVSERHLIEEAVKYTFLGLVEANKLERKPAPLSKLTLGLECGGSDGFSGISANPALGYASDLLVALGGSPVLAEFPELNGVEQELINRCETEEDSKKFYGLMRAYSAAAVAVGSGFENNPSPGNIKDGLITDAMKSAGAAKKGGTSPVVKVLDYTEQVTKPGLNLLCTPGNDVESTTGLVGSGCNVVVFTTGLGTPTGNPVAPVLKMSSNTNLYERMNDIIDINAGTVITGEDTIATMGEKILDHIIRVASGETPSKAVLHGNNDFIPWKRGVSL; this is encoded by the coding sequence ATGTCTAAAGACTACGTTCAAATAGATACAAGAGACAATATTATCGTTGCAATAAATCCTTTAGAAAAAGGGAGAATTATAGAAGTAGCAGGTAAAGAAGTTGTTTTAAAAGAAAACATTAAACAAAAACATAAATTCTCATTAAACGATTTTAATGTTGGAGATGAAATTTATATGTATGGTGTTTTAATAGGTAAAGCTGTTCAAGAAATTCCTGAAGGATGTGCCATTACCATAGATAATGTAAAACACGCATCCGCAGAATTTAAAGAAGAAAAAGAAAAATTTACATGGTCTGCACCAGATGCATCTAATTTTGAAGGAAGAACTTTTAACGGTTTTCATAGAGAAGATGGTAAAGTAGGTACTGCAAATTATTGGTTGGTAATTCCGTTAACGTTTTGCGAAAACAGAAATGTTGATGTTTTAGAAGGTGCTTTATCAGAAAAATTAGGGTATGAAACCAAAAAAGATTTTGCTGTAGATACAGATGCTTTAATTCAACAATACAAATCAGGAGCATCTAATGATGCTATTTTTAACACACCAATTATCACTACAAAAGAAGAAATGTCTAAAAACAGAATATTCCCAAATGTAGACGGAATTAAATTCTTAAAACACGATGGTGGTTGTGGAGGTACACGTGAAGATTCTCAAATGTTGTGTCAATTATTGGCAGGTTATATTACCAATCCAAATGTTGCAGGCGCTACCGTTTTTAGCTTAGGATGCCAAAATGCACAAATTGAAATGTTGCAAGAAGCTATTGATAAAATAGCACCAAATAACACAAAACCAGTTCACTTTTTAGAACAGCAAAGAAGTGTAAGCGAAAGACATTTAATAGAAGAAGCTGTAAAATATACCTTTTTAGGTTTAGTTGAAGCCAATAAATTAGAGCGTAAACCTGCACCATTAAGTAAATTGACTTTAGGTTTAGAATGTGGTGGTTCAGATGGTTTTTCAGGAATTTCTGCAAATCCGGCTTTAGGTTACGCCTCAGATTTGTTAGTGGCTTTAGGAGGAAGCCCAGTTTTAGCAGAATTTCCAGAATTAAATGGAGTAGAGCAAGAATTAATCAATAGATGTGAAACTGAAGAAGATTCTAAAAAATTCTACGGATTAATGAGAGCGTATTCAGCAGCTGCAGTGGCTGTAGGTTCTGGATTTGAGAACAATCCTTCACCAGGAAACATCAAAGATGGATTAATCACAGATGCAATGAAATCTGCAGGAGCAGCTAAAAAAGGAGGAACATCTCCTGTTGTAAAAGTGTTAGATTATACAGAACAAGTTACAAAACCGGGTTTAAATTTATTATGTACACCAGGAAATGACGTAGAATCTACAACAGGTTTAGTTGGTTCTGGTTGTAATGTTGTGGTGTTTACAACAGGTTTAGGAACACCAACTGGTAATCCTGTTGCACCTGTTTTAAAGATGTCTAGTAATACCAATTTATACGAACGTATGAATGATATTATTGATATCAATGCAGGAACTGTAATTACTGGTGAAGACACTATTGCAACTATGGGAGAAAAGATTTTAGATCATATTATTAGAGTTGCCAGTGGAGAAACACCATCAAAAGCAGTTTTACACGGAAATAACGATTTTATTCCTTGGAAAAGAGGAGTTTCATTATAA
- a CDS encoding SDR family oxidoreductase: MDLGLKDKVVLITGAAGIKGSIGETIVQHLAAEGAIPAIIDRNDRGFVYVEELQARGIDAIFCKTDVTNPGQIEASIKKITDKYGKIDAVINNVGVNDGVGLDASYEDFMWSLKLNMVSYFLVVKHALPFLKASTGNILNIGSKVGLTGQGGTSGYAASKGGVLGLTREWAVDLIKDKIRCNAIIIAESWTPAYDAWIKTLENGEEKLKSIVKKIPLENRMTTPAEIADQCLFTISERSSHTTGQFIAVDGGYVNLDRSLLTE; encoded by the coding sequence ATGGATTTAGGATTAAAAGATAAAGTAGTATTAATAACTGGAGCAGCAGGAATTAAAGGAAGTATAGGAGAAACTATTGTACAACATTTAGCTGCAGAAGGCGCAATACCAGCCATTATAGATAGAAACGATAGAGGTTTTGTATATGTAGAAGAATTGCAAGCAAGAGGCATAGATGCTATTTTTTGTAAAACGGATGTTACAAACCCAGGCCAAATAGAAGCATCTATAAAGAAAATTACAGATAAATATGGTAAAATAGACGCTGTAATTAATAATGTTGGTGTTAATGATGGTGTTGGTTTAGACGCGTCTTACGAAGATTTTATGTGGTCTTTAAAACTAAATATGGTCAGTTATTTTTTAGTGGTAAAACACGCTTTACCATTCTTAAAAGCATCAACAGGAAATATCTTAAATATTGGTTCTAAAGTTGGTTTAACAGGTCAAGGAGGCACTTCTGGTTATGCAGCATCAAAAGGAGGAGTTTTAGGTTTAACCAGAGAATGGGCAGTAGATTTAATCAAAGATAAAATTCGTTGTAATGCAATAATTATAGCAGAAAGCTGGACACCAGCTTACGATGCTTGGATTAAAACTTTAGAAAATGGAGAAGAAAAACTAAAATCTATTGTTAAGAAAATCCCGTTAGAAAATAGAATGACAACACCAGCAGAAATTGCAGATCAGTGTTTGTTTACTATATCAGAAAGATCGTCACACACTACAGGTCAGTTTATAGCTGTAGATGGTGGTTATGTAAATTTAGATAGATCTTTATTAACAGAATAA
- the fucP gene encoding L-fucose:H+ symporter permease, whose product MSQLKKIPVVKKELLFPFIIITSLFALWGIANDLTNPMVSAFKKVMPELSNMQASLVQFAFYFGYFFMALPAALFIRKYSYKSGIILGLSLYAIGAFLFYPAAAKETFTFFLISLWVITCGLAFLETTSNPLILALGDKETSTQRLNLAQAFNPIGSLTGMIIAQVFVISALRSDDYTVEAYNALSSDELAAVRENDLGIISVPYIGLGILVLIIMTIIIFTKMPKTAEEDKMSLSESFNKLFANSNYKFGVVAQAFYVGAQIMCWTYIFQYVDNINETLGMELTATYFNVAAMISFLIGRWIGTALMRTINPSKMLMIFGIGGVVCCAGAILLSGMPGLISLVAVSVFMSIMFPTIYGIALKDMGDEAKIGSAGLVMAIVGGALMPVLQGGILDWGGSGFADVKVLGFIPEVNFSFILPLICLAVVAFYGYSTYKKSKA is encoded by the coding sequence ATGAGTCAGCTTAAAAAAATACCAGTAGTAAAAAAGGAATTGTTGTTCCCTTTTATTATCATAACATCGCTATTTGCTTTATGGGGAATTGCCAATGATTTAACAAATCCTATGGTTTCTGCATTTAAAAAAGTGATGCCAGAATTGTCTAATATGCAAGCATCATTAGTGCAATTTGCCTTTTATTTTGGATATTTCTTTATGGCTTTACCAGCAGCTTTATTTATCAGAAAATACAGTTATAAATCTGGAATTATTTTAGGGTTAAGTTTGTATGCAATTGGTGCATTTTTGTTTTATCCTGCAGCAGCAAAGGAAACATTTACGTTCTTTTTAATCTCTTTATGGGTAATTACTTGTGGATTAGCGTTTTTAGAAACCACATCAAATCCGTTAATTTTAGCTTTGGGTGATAAAGAAACATCAACACAACGTTTAAATTTAGCGCAAGCATTTAACCCAATTGGTTCTTTAACAGGAATGATTATTGCACAGGTTTTTGTAATTAGTGCTTTACGATCAGATGATTATACAGTAGAAGCTTATAATGCACTTTCTTCGGATGAATTAGCAGCAGTTAGAGAAAATGATTTAGGAATAATTAGTGTACCTTATATAGGTTTAGGTATTTTGGTTTTAATCATAATGACGATTATCATCTTTACAAAAATGCCAAAAACGGCAGAAGAAGATAAAATGTCGCTTTCTGAATCTTTCAATAAATTATTTGCAAATAGCAATTATAAATTCGGTGTTGTTGCACAAGCTTTTTATGTAGGTGCGCAAATTATGTGTTGGACATATATTTTTCAATATGTAGATAATATTAATGAAACTTTAGGTATGGAGTTAACAGCAACTTATTTTAATGTAGCTGCAATGATTTCATTTTTAATTGGTAGATGGATAGGAACTGCTTTAATGAGAACAATTAATCCATCAAAAATGCTAATGATTTTTGGTATTGGAGGTGTAGTTTGTTGCGCAGGTGCTATTTTATTATCAGGTATGCCAGGTTTAATTTCTTTAGTAGCAGTTTCAGTTTTTATGTCAATTATGTTTCCAACTATTTACGGAATCGCTTTAAAAGATATGGGAGATGAAGCAAAAATTGGTTCAGCAGGTTTAGTAATGGCGATTGTAGGTGGGGCTTTAATGCCAGTTTTACAAGGAGGAATTTTAGATTGGGGAGGTTCTGGTTTTGCTGATGTAAAAGTGTTAGGCTTTATTCCAGAAGTTAATTTCTCTTTTATTTTACCATTAATTTGTTTAGCAGTTGTAGCCTTTTATGGATATTCAACATATAAAAAGTCAAAAGCATAG
- a CDS encoding L-rhamnose mutarotase, producing the protein MNTKRYCYSCDLKDDSKLIAEYKEYHAAGNAWPEITKSIKDAGIVDMQIYLTGNRMFMIMEVDETFDPAKKAAMDANNPKVQEWENLMWDYQQELPWAKDGEKWIELEKVFQL; encoded by the coding sequence ATGAACACAAAAAGATACTGTTATTCTTGCGATTTAAAAGACGATTCTAAATTAATTGCAGAATACAAAGAATACCACGCAGCAGGAAATGCGTGGCCAGAAATTACCAAAAGCATAAAAGATGCTGGTATTGTAGATATGCAAATCTATTTAACAGGTAATAGAATGTTTATGATTATGGAGGTTGATGAAACTTTCGATCCTGCAAAAAAAGCAGCAATGGACGCTAATAATCCAAAAGTGCAAGAATGGGAAAACCTAATGTGGGATTATCAACAAGAATTACCTTGGGCAAAAGATGGCGAAAAATGGATTGAATTGGAAAAGGTTTTTCAACTTTAA
- a CDS encoding T9SS type A sorting domain-containing protein, which produces MFRKLLFFGLLLVGVSLQGQTGPSITIDSAPLTVEVGGTIAVTVSFDAGDDGAGTDYTVDGNVGMILREYDTTTNPEGIVWKNAGNVSQNGVHAGTVNSNNLQALNTVPSADLDPGKEYRIVCWITNSDGVRIEKQQVITVIEGPNIKYTSLPTEIAAGISGVGVGKGSVKTIVTWSNVTPGSTLYNQLRDANGVQVGGKTYAITTADGSQEIEWGYFGGGELVAGTTGTINSNYAGTTDLSEPVSIVNDITRWTGSSGTDWDTAGNWTNGVPTASLKAVVPDVFNLPVASGSVTAIDLTLQDEASLAVSGAVTASGSVTLNSGSSLTATSLSGALTYNRSLSTPDLTGDSAADNSAGWYLVSSPVSGETYDDTWVTNNDIAYGSGDNRGISTYVQADDTWSYMQSGGGNSFNEGIGYSMKRASTGDVSFTGSFRASNITDIALTIDGSNGYNLVGNPFIAYLSLSDLMTANNSGGNDLLTESTIWMWDSANKTYNATTGSVQIAPGQGFFVEASAAASTFTVNTSMLSTQTADTFQKTATTEIQLNITDGDLTRYAKLNYVTGATKEFDNSKDAKLFGGVAQPFAVYTSLLSNNVGKKYQIQSLPNSDFESMIVPVGINAAADKEITFSAAVLNLPSGINVYLEDRQTNTFTRLDEANSTYKVTLTAALNDTGRFYLHTRASVLSTDNLELDTISIYKTNNSTLRITGLTQGKSSLKLFNILGKQVLNTSFTSNGVSDVNLPSLATGIYIVQLSTENGMLNKKITLE; this is translated from the coding sequence ATGTTTAGAAAATTACTTTTTTTTGGGTTACTCTTGGTTGGGGTTTCCTTACAAGGTCAAACAGGGCCATCTATTACCATTGATTCTGCGCCTTTAACAGTAGAGGTTGGTGGTACAATTGCTGTAACAGTAAGCTTTGATGCTGGTGATGATGGAGCAGGAACAGATTATACTGTTGATGGTAATGTTGGAATGATATTAAGAGAATATGATACAACAACTAACCCTGAAGGGATAGTATGGAAAAATGCAGGAAACGTAAGTCAGAATGGTGTTCATGCTGGCACTGTTAATTCTAATAATTTACAAGCGCTTAATACAGTTCCTTCCGCAGATTTAGATCCAGGTAAAGAGTATAGAATTGTATGTTGGATTACAAATTCTGATGGTGTAAGAATAGAAAAACAACAAGTAATAACAGTAATAGAAGGTCCAAATATTAAATATACTTCACTTCCAACAGAAATTGCAGCAGGAATAAGTGGTGTAGGAGTTGGTAAAGGGTCTGTAAAAACAATAGTAACTTGGTCAAATGTAACTCCAGGTTCTACACTCTATAATCAGTTAAGAGATGCTAATGGAGTACAAGTTGGTGGTAAAACTTATGCTATAACTACAGCAGATGGCTCTCAAGAAATTGAATGGGGTTATTTTGGTGGTGGAGAATTAGTTGCAGGTACAACAGGTACAATTAATTCTAATTATGCTGGTACAACTGATCTTTCTGAGCCTGTTTCAATTGTTAATGATATTACAAGATGGACAGGTTCTTCAGGCACAGACTGGGATACTGCAGGAAACTGGACAAATGGAGTGCCAACAGCTTCTTTAAAAGCAGTTGTGCCAGATGTGTTTAATCTTCCAGTAGCTTCTGGTTCAGTTACTGCTATAGATCTTACTTTGCAAGATGAAGCATCTTTAGCTGTAAGTGGTGCTGTTACTGCTTCTGGTTCAGTAACATTAAATTCAGGTTCATCTTTAACGGCTACTTCTTTATCTGGTGCTTTAACTTATAATAGGTCTTTATCTACGCCAGATTTAACAGGAGATTCTGCAGCTGATAATTCAGCTGGATGGTATTTGGTGTCTTCACCTGTTTCTGGAGAAACTTATGATGATACTTGGGTTACTAATAATGATATAGCTTACGGTTCAGGAGATAATAGAGGTATTTCTACCTATGTTCAAGCAGATGATACTTGGTCGTATATGCAATCTGGAGGTGGTAATAGTTTTAATGAAGGAATAGGATATTCAATGAAAAGAGCGTCTACAGGAGATGTTTCTTTTACGGGTTCGTTTAGAGCGTCTAATATTACAGATATTGCATTAACTATAGATGGTTCAAATGGTTATAATTTAGTTGGGAATCCTTTTATAGCTTATCTTTCTTTAAGTGATTTAATGACTGCAAATAATTCAGGAGGTAATGATTTATTAACTGAATCAACAATTTGGATGTGGGATTCTGCTAATAAAACTTATAATGCAACAACTGGTAGTGTTCAAATTGCACCGGGTCAAGGGTTTTTTGTAGAAGCTTCAGCAGCAGCTAGTACATTTACAGTAAATACATCTATGTTAAGTACACAAACTGCAGATACTTTTCAAAAAACAGCTACTACAGAAATTCAATTAAATATTACTGATGGAGATTTAACTAGATATGCAAAATTAAATTATGTAACTGGAGCTACAAAAGAATTTGATAATAGTAAAGATGCTAAATTGTTTGGTGGTGTTGCACAGCCTTTTGCAGTGTATACAAGCTTATTATCAAACAATGTTGGTAAAAAATATCAAATTCAATCTTTACCAAATTCAGATTTTGAATCTATGATTGTTCCTGTTGGTATTAATGCAGCAGCAGATAAAGAAATTACTTTTTCAGCAGCAGTATTAAACTTACCTTCTGGCATAAATGTTTATTTGGAAGACAGACAAACAAATACCTTTACAAGGTTAGATGAAGCAAATAGTACATATAAAGTTACTTTAACAGCAGCTTTAAATGATACTGGTCGTTTTTACTTACATACAAGAGCTAGTGTATTAAGTACAGATAATCTAGAGTTAGATACAATTAGTATTTATAAAACAAACAATTCAACTTTAAGAATTACAGGTTTAACTCAAGGAAAATCTAGCTTAAAATTATTCAATATTTTAGGTAAACAAGTTTTAAATACATCTTTTACTTCTAATGGAGTAAGTGATGTTAATTTACCAAGTTTAGCAACCGGAATTTACATAGTTCAGTTATCAACAGAAAACGGAATGTTAAACAAAAAAATAACTTTAGAATAA